The following are encoded together in the Anoplopoma fimbria isolate UVic2021 breed Golden Eagle Sablefish chromosome 9, Afim_UVic_2022, whole genome shotgun sequence genome:
- the dgke gene encoding diacylglycerol kinase epsilon: protein MHKEGDEAQEDCGSREEWTLLFWTSLAVIVPVIITLWCSAQRSKRKTHMKDFFRKSKHGWHYTDLFNKPTYCCVCAQHILHGAFCDSCGVCADEQCLRRADRSLTCKEIMAPCGPGGAMEHRWVRGNVPLASYCAVCKQQCGTQPKLCDFRCVWCQATVHDDCMDSLPAADQCELGEFHNLIIPPHYLYRVNKLRRRHPDEYSKLASSCGSGWTPVLVLANTRSGNNMGEALLGEFRTVLNPVQVFDLSELSPSKALQLCTLLPPGSVQVLVCGGDGTVGWVLDAIDTMKLKGQDQFMPRVTILPLGTGNDLSNTLGWGAGYAGEIPVEQVLRNILDAEVVKMDRWKVQVASKGLYFRKPKVLSMNNYFSVGPDALMALNFHTHREKTPSFFSSRIINKTVYFLYGTKDCLVQECKDLDKRIELELDGERVALPSLEGIIVCNIGYWGGGCRLWEGMGDEPCPPTRLDDGLLEVVGVFGSFHCAQIQVKLANPVRLGQAHTVRLVLKSSKMPMQVDGEPWAQGPCTITITHKTQALMLYHSAEQTDDDDEESSASETESPTPQDSPRPSPRA, encoded by the exons ATGCACAAGGAAGGGGACGAGGCGCAGGAGGACTGCGGCTCCCGGGAGGAGTGGACGCTGCTGTTCTGGACGTCTCTGGCCGTCATCGTCCCGGTCATCATCACGCTGTGGTGCAGCGCGCAGCGCTCCAAGCGGAAAACGCACATGAAGGACTTCTTCCGCAAGAGCAAGCACGGCTGGCACTACACAGACCTGTTCAACAAGCCCACCTACTGCTGCGTCTGCGCCCAGCACATCCTCCACGGGGCTTTCTGCGACTCCTGCGGCGTGTGCGCCGACGAGCAGTGCCTGCGCCGGGCCGACCGGAGCCTGACGTGCAAGGAGATCATGGCTCCGTGTGGCCCGGGCGGAGCCATGGAGCACCGCTGGGTCCGCGGAAATGTCCCCCTGGCCAGCTACTGTGCGGTGTGCAAACAGCAGTGCGGGACTCAGCCGAAGCTCTGCGACTTCAG gtgtgtgtggtgtcaggCCACAGTGCACGATGACTGCATGGACAGCCTGCCGGCTGCAGACCAGTGTGAGCTGGGCGAGTTCCACAACCTCATCATCCCTCCTCACTACCTCTACCGCGTCAACAAGCTCCGCCGCAGGCACCCTGACGAGTACAGCAAG cTGGCTTCGTCCTGTGGCAGTGGCTGGACTCCAGTGTTGGTCTTGGCTAACACACGCAGCGGTAACAACATGGGGGAGGCTCTGCTGGGAGAATTTCGCACCGTTCTGAATCCCGTACAG GTGTTTGACCTGTCTGAGCTGTCTCCCTCCAAAGCCCTCCAGCTGTGCACCCTGCTGCCTCCCGGCAGTGTCCAGGTGCTGGTGTGTGGAGGCGATGGCACCGTGGGCTGGGTGCTGGATGCCATCGATACCATGAAGCTGAAG GGCCAGGACCAGTTCATGCCGAGGGTGACCATCCTGCCCCTTGGGACAGGAAATGACCTTTCCAACACTCTTGGCTGGGGTGCCGGGTACGCTGGAGAGATCCCCGTGGAACAGGTTCTCCGTAACATCCTTGATGCCGAGGTGGTCAAAATGGACAG ATGGAAAGTGCAAGTGGCTTCAAAAGGCCTCTACTTTCGTAAACCAAAG GTTCTGTCCATGAACAACTACTTCTCTGTGGGGCCCGATGCTCTGATGGCGCTCAACTTCCACACGCACCGTGAGAAAACGCCCTCCTTCTTCTCCAGCCGCATCATCAACAAG aCTGTATATTTCCTGTATGGCACCAAAGATTGTTTAGTGCAGGAATGTAAGGATCTGGATAAGAGGATTGAG TTGGAGTTGGATGGGGAGAGGGTGGCACTGCCCAGCCTGGAGGGCATCATAGTGTGTAACATTGGCTATTGGGGCGGAGGCTGCAGACTCTGGGAGGGTATGGGGGATGAACCCTGCCCCCCCACACG GCTGGATGATGGTCTGCTGGAGGTGGTGGGTGTGTTTGGCTCCTTCCACTGTGCTCAGATCCAGGTCAAGCTGGCCAATCCTGTAAGGCTGGGACAGGCCCACACTGTCAGG CTGGTTCTCAAGAGCTCGAAGATGCCCATGCAGGTGGACGGGGAGCCGTGGGCCCAGGGTCCCTGCACCATCACGATCACCCACAAGACCCAGGCCCTCATGCTGTACCACAGCGCCGAGCAGACAGATGACGACGACGAGGAATCCAGCGCCTCTGAGACAGAGAGCCCCACCCCCCAAGACTCACCCAGGCCCTCGCCTCGTGCGTGA